ttttacacccacagctccatGTTTGAGGCTTGTTTTATCTTACTTTTTGTAAGTACCCCCACTCCCTtttataataaaaccttttttaatagTACGTCACTATCAGTTCCCTtctttttacttctgggtacctgttttttctggctgagaaacttcataaaggaattctggacctgaTGATCTATCACCATATCCACCATCCCAGGatatctttaccaagctttaaatgacccaccagactgaaaagctgggggtccttCTGATCCGGTGAGTCGGGATatatgagggggtgttgcacacctgaatttttctgaagcatcttatatttccttcactttggattggagcacctttagtcacctTATTTGgactgtttctcttttttaattaacatattttcacttattgtgtttgcgagcgctatatttatatttgtaagcaaatttacactgttattcaagctgtacactcactactttacattgtagcaaagtgtcatttcttcagtgttgtcacatgaaaagatagaataaaatatttacaaaaaagtgaggggtgtacttacttttgtgagatactgtatttgtgtatatcattttttttcatataataaTTTTTAGGTTTGACCATATTAAAGAGAAAAATGTGTACATtatgtcattatatatatatatatatatatatatatatatatatatatacggtatatatatatatatatatatatatatatacacacacactttaaccCTTCTGTGATTTGACCTTTATGATTGCTTAGGTAGTCCTATACTAAAGTCATTCAGTGTATACCACATATGAAATAATCATATTTCAAAATGAATGTCACAGTCTTCTGAAGctcattttattgtatttgtttacaGTGTACAAATAGGAAACAGAACATTCTGGGAGAATGTAGTACGTAGGAGGCATCCTGGATTAAGGTCAATACATTGGGCTTTTCTCCTCTCCTTTAGGGTTTGAGATTTTCTCAAAGTTTTTGTAAATAATATCAAAAATTTCAACCTGAAACAGAAACAAATATTTGTATTATCtgcaaaaaaaaaggtgtttagaAACAGTACTTGATTATTTTACATAGCACCTAAATTAAACCCACTAGTGGTTGGCATTTAAAGtgaaaagcaaaattttttaaataatCTGTAGCTATCCATAACAGTAATCAGTGTGCAATACCTTTTAAATTATTGCTCTTTAGTCAGTTTTTCCCTAacaggggttttttcactgtcagggcaataagactgtagaactctcttccacaattggtggtggcagcggggagtatggatatttttaaaagactcttggatgtgtattttaaagaacacaacatacagggatatggaaaatacTTATAGACGCTGACACCCatgcacccacacaggttgaacaggatggactattgtctttattcaacattaCCTACTGTGAAACTATATCAGACCGTACATTTCAGGTAGCAGTTTCTATGGGGAGTAGTGGCGGCATCCATTAAAATGGTGGTGATTATGACACATCTATTACCACCACAGTTGATGCAAGATTCCAATAGGCTAAAGTACCTTTGAAGATGTGAGCTAATTAGGGAGCTAATTAGGGAGTTAATACATTTTAGTTTGAATGAGTGCATGCAGACACAGTTCTGAAAGTTTGCATGGTTAGATAACTTGGTAGCAACATAGGATGCATAATAGTGGTGAAGTATTGAAATATAACATTATCATTAGAGTATACCACCAGCACCTCTGTGCCTCTCCCTATACCCACAAAGCTTAACCAACAGCACAAACCCCTCCTGTTTTAATGCCTACTAAGCAAATCCACCCCCACCTCTTGCCATGTGGTTAAGTTACATTTTTACCAATCAGTGATCCATGGCTTGTTTGCAAGTTCTTTTTGAAATAGGACAGAGAAATTATGACATCTGATTTTAGAACTAAATATCGTGTGAAGGTTCAGATTCATGCACCAAAGATTTCTCTACCTAAAGCAGACCTGTCCCAAACCTTGGCAATTCTGTCCCACCATATGATGATAAATACTGTACATAGGCTTATCATCAGTGAAAAACACATATCAAAATGATCAACAGACACATACTTAAAGGCAGCTGATGTAGCTTTTCCTGTAAACATTGAGTTTGGCCTGACCCTCCTATCTCCTAAATCTTCCTATTGGTCAAGGAGGCTGCCCATCACTAGAGTGCCCAATATGAGGCTTAGAAGGATTCTTCACAGGTTTTGACTAGGTCTTTGTTCCTGTACTTAGACATAAGCCAAATCagagatagatagatgatagaaatcttttttatattgatttttcagATCGAAAAAAGTTGTCACATACTCCTAGTGAACCAACCCAGGCACTTGTGCATAACAAAGAACACAAACACCCATACTACTAACAGAAGCTGTACTTAACAAGGGGCTCATATACCAGTTTATGGCACCATCTGAAATGTAAGTGGGCAGCCTCCTGTGAAAGGAAAGACCACGGTAACCGAGAAGGTAGGGACAATGGAAGAAGCCCACAGCAACTCTTAACGGGTATTAGGGGGCTGGGTCCACAGCTGTTAATGGGTCCTCAAGCCAGCATGCCCACTCTTTGTCAAATTTTCTTTTGCAACCCTGGTTTTTGTAAGTATCCCGGTATAGATTGAGGTTCGAGTTAACCAAGCATTTCCATAAAATGACAGAGGGGAGATAGATATTAAACCACCCACTTCACATTccagtgcttaaaggggttgtaaacccatgtttaaacaaaaaaaacaaacatgtcatacttacctccactgtgcagttcgttttgcacagagtggccccgatcattgtcttctggggtccctcatcggcgctggtggctcctccccacatcgagtgtccatattggagaaggctctcctaaggtggacacccgtgcgggcacgctcccccTCCCCGCAGCGCcgcatcattagatttgattgacagcagtgggagccaatggctgcgctgttatcaatctagccaatcaggacacgagacaccagctagagctggtgttcTCGTTCCCAGCCGGAGGATGAcagtgttcaggtaagtaaaatggggggctggggggctgcagcactacagaaggtttttcaccttaatacatagaatgcattaaggtgaaaaaccatgagggtttacaatcccatTTCTGGCAAATCAACAGCAGGGTCTTTAAAATGTATGAAATATGAGGAACTGGGTATGTACTGCAGAGGTGTATTGCTTACTAACTTTTTGTTTGTGcacttaaaaagtaaaaaaaagtacttATTAAATGGGCCCCATGCCCTTTAGCCTGCTGGCGTTAAAAGGAAACACTGTTCTTGTTTCATATGGCAACTAAACATTATTCTACCTTTTATTCTACCAGTACAGGACTGGTGAGAACACTAGCCAGAATCGAATTAATTGTCATCAGTAATAACAAAAGATGCTTTGATTAATATGTAAGTAATGAATCAGAGCCTCTTATTAGAAAAATATGAAACTCACGTAGATATTTCTCACTTCAATGAGAGCTAATCTTAGCTCTACAAAGGCACCTTCATCTTTGTCATGGACCAGGGCTCTGTAGTCcatctagaaataaaaaaaaaaaaaaaaagagatcaagAAAATGAGAGGCAGAAGAAAAAATAATACAGGGAATAAAAATGATTTAGAATGACAAACATAATAAtgtaaaataaaggaaaacaggAGATCAAAGTCTGAAATATACAGTCTCTCACCACATGCGTTTCCTTTGAAGCTTTAGCaacagcatctcctcgttctgtgAAATACCTAAAAGAGGCAAAACAGTACACAAGTATAATGGATATTTTCTAATGGATACATTTGGGAaatggatatatatgtatatataaatataaactatgtgtgtatatatatatatatatatatatatatatatatatatatatatatatatatatatatatatatatatatatatttttttttttttattattattattattattattattattatatttatttatttattttttactgctgTTTTTTAAAGTCTATAAACAGGAATGTACTAAAAATAACCCTTCTCTTTTGCCAAGCATACTAAAACCCACCATTGAATATACTGACTATTCAGCTTCCAAACAACATATTCAATGATCAACTCTCCTTAGGTCCCAGAAGGTAGGCTGCAAGTCAAAAGGTACAATCATGTGTCACAGCTCTACCAACTAACAAAACAAGCCTGGTATCATTTTCGGTTAATTGgccataaaattatatataatgacaaaactatctacccccccccccccccatttttggatAAATCCCTATTCTGCCATGGTAAAATGAgggcatgaggaaaaaaaagaaggggggggaggagaagggggaggggggaaagaggaatCCTACAGGCTGGGGAAATGTATGTAAAGACAATAGAAGAGGCCCAGGCCTTTTGGATCCAGAGTGGGGAGAGCATAAGACCACCAGAGTGACCATACTTCGAGAAATTTTGAATAGGAATCAAGTAGTGTGCTAGACATTTTTTCATTGATCATGAAGTTGGTCAAAATGTTCTTCACCATTGCAAACTGGGGGTTGTATACCGTGGGTACTATGTAAAGGAAAGCGGTGTACAATACTGTTCCTCTGTATAGTTTTTATCATATTCTTAATCTTTTTAGATATTGTAATAAAAtagtatatttttttaattgatggtTTTGTGttctggcaccttaaaaatccatcTTTCCTATTTGCATTAATCCCCTAAACATAACAAGCAATTAACCTTTCCAATgcagggattttttatttttttcctggagCTGGACTTTAAGGATTTAACATTTATGGGCAATTTCTAacttgagctttcttttggcaagCAGTTATACCAGTGGGTCTAGTTCTGTTTTAAGCAACTGCCACCTCCTCCTTTTCAAGCTCCTATGGTAAAGGATGAAAGGCTAGAAGGTTATTAAATGTCAAATCAAGTTTTATaggtatatatttgtatatacttACTTGTTGATGTTAGTCTGAGTGGTTTCTACTTTGGTTTTTATGGCTGTAACACGTTCTAAGACTTTTTCCTTTTATGTTTAAAGAAAGAAATAACATGTAAGAAAGTTTGTAAAATGACCAGCTATTTGTAGatgtttacagtaaaaaaaaaatctgtagattGTTGAATAACACAttttatctactgtatatatatacattttatctaTATGTCATTGCTATGAAATGTAATCTTTTAAACTGCCAACATAAAATAAAGCACTCTGTATCAGAATATACAAACAATTGCATACCTGTACTGAAACTCCAAAGTCATTTCCATCCTCAATTTTTGGAATGACATGATGGATCCAAGTGATAATCTACAAGAAATAAACTGCTGATATCAGATTTTTGTCATTTGCATTCACTTTTCACAGGCCACTGATTTCTATCACAGCCTTACCAGTGCACATCCCTCACGCAGAGTTCTTATCTCAGGTAGGACAGTGTTCAGGATTTTATGAATCTTTTCATTTTCCTTCAAGAATCCACATTTAGGAGCTGTGTAAACCAGAAAATCAAAGTCAGCATAGCAAACATATTTGCAatcaacccaaatgcattatttttgttGTAGGTGGAACCTGGTAGGGGAAGTCAGATCCTCGCCTCTTATGGGTCTAATGTTTTGTCTCTTGCATCTAattagcagtgtgtgtgtgtgtgttgtaaaaGCCAGTAGATGTGTTAGCACATCTTGAGCCAGTCATAGACGCagaaaccagccgagattcaaaccatgaatgagcaggctgaatgtacccaagttgattgatagatCAGCCTGCCGAATtttgcatgcgattattgctagcagctgttatagctgctagcaataatcagtgtGTTCGCCCGACGGAGAGGGCTTCCCCcaccccccgccaggagaacacaatggctctgtgggagggatCCCCCTGTCCACACTGTCTGTGTGGAGGGGGGAATCAAGCAAAATGTTTTCCTGCAGGAAATAAATTtcctctgtctatggccagccttagtagcAAAATGATATGTGCAAAACTGACCACAAAAAAATCTTTTTAAGTGTAATTCCACTCAAACGATGAATGACTGCTTCCATTTAGTGGGTGGATCTTGGTGGGTAGATGTGCAGACCCAGGAATAGAGATGAGCAAATCTGCCAAAGTTCAGTTCGCCGTGGTTTCAGGGAATGTTTCAAAAATTTGAAACCATGGTTGGCATGAACAAAACCTCATGCCTACCCAAGAACTCAAGTACATAGATCTCACTGAGCTGCTGAGCGAAATAAGAAACTGAAAAAGAGATATACTCCTCCAGTATTTAGCAAACACCAAATAAGGTAAGTGTGTACAGATTCTTTAATACAGAACTAGAAAGACTGAAGGGACATACGTTacctttcttttcttctttatcgGTTTCCATTTTAGAATCCTGAAATGAAAATATACTTTGTTCAAGTGTTTAAAAAACAAATAAGACATAATTTAACAGAAGCTTGAGCATGGCTGTAATAAGCATTACCTCCATGGGTTTGTACCCAGGTTTATGTCTaagtattaaaattaaaaatattttggtTTGAGAGAGGAAAGGTTAGAACTTCCATCAGATTTTTATTGCAGTTTgtttccccactggggagatttttcttAAATTGTTTTTATCCCAATGGGGCTTTGTTGTGGAGTGGAAGAAATGACTGGAGAAACCTTCCACTGGGATTGCATGCTCCGGtgacagtggagttgatttactaaaactggagagtgcaaattctggtgcagctctgcatagaaaccagtcagttaccattttttttttttttgtcaaagcttaagcctaggttcacattgagggcaggtttgaaatcatgcgagttcagctgcacgatttcaaaccggcaatgcagtccaacttcgagggggatttgacagacatctgtgcgggttcatgccctgaagtcgccaaaagtagcacaggaactgCTTTTAGGAATTGCCGTTGTGCCGTTGCCAGCAATAGCCGGCGATTTGACATGCAAATCGCATTTCAAAATGGCCCGATCTGAACATGGGCTttatgaacaagctgaaattagaagctgattggctaccattcacagctgcaccagattttgcacactacagtttttagtaaatcaaccccattgaaaggcaatttttttcattattttttcttgtTGTATCTTAGGGACATGAAATCTCCCCTTGCAAGTTTTCTTCCTTActgactctatccaaaactaaaagtttGGAAGGTCTGCAGCCCAATGGCCAACTGAAGGAGCATGCATGGCAGGCTGACAATGTAGCTGCTAATTGACCAGCTTAggttttccatttattttttactcttttatgTCTCTCACCTCAGATTCTTGAGAAGGAGGGTCAGGAATAGGAATATTCAACTCAGCATGAAGTGAAGTCAGATCCTTGACATTGAAGAGGTCACTCTGAGAGAGGAGAAAATTATCAAGTCACCTGGACTGCAACTTTATAAAGTTCATATATTTGGGACAACCTATAAGGAAGTTAACCCAAAAACTATTTAATATTTATTGGCGGAACCTAGTAAAAGAATTACCCCCGACTTGCTTATACCTCCTGAAGCCTATGGTGACAATATCTCCACAATATAGATCCTGGCTCTGCTCCCATCCACCCTGGATGCTGCCATTCACTTCTGGGtgtaatataaaattaattaaaaacaagtGGAATCCCTTCATAATGGTAATTAGACCCAAGAACTCACGGGTAGAGATGTTGTAACCACAATCTCAatagataaaaaaatgtaatatttttcacCAAAATCTCAAATATATTCAGATGAACTAAACTCTCAATGATATTATGTTGTAAACATATTGAGGAAAATACTTTTAGACTGCTAAAAGTTGGATTTAGAAGTCAAAACGCGAAGCTTTTTCTGTTTACTGCACACACGCAAACAACGTAAAGAGACAATGAACCCCAATTCATTCTGCAGTTCATTATTTATACCTTCAACAGACTATCCAAGTAGTGAATTTTCTCTGGGACAAAATCAGATAAGAACTTTTGGACCTGCAGAGAGAAGAAAAGTTATGAGCGTCACAACATAATTCTAGTGGATAACATTAACTTTATTTTTGCTTCATAGAGCTCTGTGACAATGCATTGTGAATGTTTATCTTAttgctgtgtatatatacagtatctcacaaaagtgagtgcacccctcacatttttgtacataatttattatatcttttatgtgacaacactgaagaaatgacactttgctacaatgtaaagtagtgagtgtacagcttgtataacagtgtaaatttgttgtcccctcaaaataactcaacacacagccattaatgtctaaactgctggcaacaaaagtgagtacactcctaagtgaaaatgtccaaattgggcccaattagccattttccctccccggtgtcatgtgactcgttagtgttacaaggtctaaggtgtgaatggggagcaggtgtgttaaatttggtgttatcactctcactctctcatactggtcactggaagtttaacatggcacctcatggcaaagaactctgtgagcatctgaaaaaaagaattgttgctctacataaagatggctataagaagattgccaagaccctgaaactgagctgcagcatggtggtcaagaccatagagaggtttaacaggacaggttccactcagaacaggcctcgccatgttcaaccaaagaagttgagtgcacgtgctcagcatcctatccagaagttgtctttgggaaatagacgtatgagtgctgccagcattgatgcagaggttgaaggggtgggggggtcagcctgtcagtgcttagactgtacaccgcacactgcatcaaattggtctgtcttgggctgtcatcccagaaggaagcctcttctaaacataatgcacaagaaagcccgaaaacagtttgatgaagacaaggacagggattactggaatTATGTCCtgtggtgccaagcgtgtgtggtggcaaccaggtgaggagtacaaagacaagtgtgtcttgtctacagtcaagcatggtggtggaagtgtcattgtctggggctgcatgagtgctgctggcactggggagctacagttcattgaggaaaccatgaatggcaacaagTACTtcgacatattgaagcagagcatgatcccctctctttggagactgggccacaaggcagaattccaacatgataatgaccccaaacacacctctaagatgaccactaccttgctaaagaagttgggagtaaaggtgatggacaggccaagcatgtctccagacctaaaccctgttgatcatctgtggggcatcctcaaatggaaggtggaggagtgcaaggtctctaacatccaccagctctgtgatgtcgtcatagaggggcggaagaggaatccagtggcaacatgtgaacctctggtgaactccatgcccaagagggttaaggtcttgctggaaaacaatggtggctacacaaaatattgacactttgggctcaatttagacattttcacttagagttgtactcacttttgttgccaggggtttagccattaacagctgtgtgttgagttattttgaggggacagcaaatttacattgttatacaagctgtacactcactactttacattgtagcaaagtgcaatttcttcagtgttgtcacatgaaaagatataataaaatatttacaaaaatgtgagtggtgtactcacttttgtgagatactgtatgtgtggctTCAGGAGTgacattttaaaaaggcaaaacaaCACAAACAGTACTGAGCATTAACATGCAAAAAGCTTGTTTTATAATATGTTACCGTAATGCACAAGTGCAAAGTCAGTCTTTAACTTTTCAGGCTGATTAATTTACAGGCTTATAATAATCTATTATATTTGTTAAATCATTGAAGAAAGATGTGTCGAAAAACATAACCCTCATCCGCTAAAGCTGTGCTGGTCAATACTTGACATGGAGGGCCCCCTGAGATCAGGCCGCAGGCATGCAACAGTAGATGGTTAGagacagtgacggctggtgctgtatattttgggggggcagcaaatgaGACACCCATCGCCATCCCCGGGTCGGTCACTCACCCGTCCCCccatcagccccgcacttaccccatctagcagcttcggctccttcctgcgtctcctcctccatgGCGGCGGCTTTACCCTGCGTCTCCGGCTTCACAGCAGCTTCGTCCTCGGTGGCTTCCCTCGACGGCCAATACGATTGCTTCttctctcggccaattgggtcttaagacccgcttcctgattggccaggaggagaagcaggaagacaatagtggaaTAATAatatgctattgtcacacaactgggtgggctcagggcgcagtgctctgcgccccaagctgacacttttttgaagccaattagagcctctggctttaatcacgtgcttctaaaaaaaaacacaaaaaaaaccccattggaatccatgtgtccagatgccctgcatgtagattagggaccgggcacatggattaggggggcggaggccctgcacccctaatggacgggctgccactggtcagagactacgggcatgCCATAGAAGTGGAAGAATGGAGACAAGCTTCAGAAGACACTAatagactgcagacacattacatgAAGCTGATCACTATTACAGCCAACAAATCAACACTTCCACATTTGTGTCCCCTTAAATGATGTGTCTCCCATGTAATATTTCTTCCAGCAAGAtatattacaaaaagaaaaaaatatataaaaaagaggaAAGGGATAAAGAACACAGAAAATGTGAGATAAAAGAAATAAGTCaagtaaatgcacttttttgaaacCAAAGAATATTTCTCCTTTACTGGCCTGAGTACACACCTAAACACAGACTGCAGTCTGCAGGGGCCCTGAAGGCTGCACAATATGTACCTAAAGACGGCATACGGCCTCCATGCTACAGGCTGGGCCCCAGGGCTTTATAGTCTTACTCGTGGCatataataaatgaaaatgaaCTTTACATCACTGTTAAAGTTACCTGATTGTAAAGGTTTGTACAGAATCCATCCAcctgtaaaatagaaatgaaagatgtTTTTTTCCGTGGTACTGGgctctttaatttttttgtaaatgatATTAGACAACCAGAGAGTTACCTACAACCTTAAAACATTTTACGTGGCCCTGTGTTGAAAGTTATGACATACCATTTGCATATTGGCATATTGTGCTTTGCAGTCCTTTAGAGGAAATTCTTTTTGGTAGCGTAACCTGTTTCACCCAAAGAGTGGTCATACACactaaaatctgattgtacaatccttgCACAATCAcatttacatttaccaaaactatacAATCCAATCAATTTCTATTCAAACACACAGGCTCTTATATTACATAGTTAGGTGATCTATAGGAGATTGCAGTTGCACAGTCAGATTGCAGTGTATAGAGTATCTATACACAGAATATCATTAATCTATGTGGTTAGTACTTCTTCAATCAAAGGTCTGAGTTCTCCAATAACAAATGTTATTGGATAACGTGAATCAAGCTACACATAAGTAACATGGCAGATTATGTATAAATGTAGCTTTATACGTGTCAGTATTTTAACTGACATGGCAGGTCTGCCAGCTCAGCATTTTAATGACTGACCTTTGACAACCCAGTGCAGGCAAGAATATGaatgcaaaacatttgtatattaGATATGTCAGTACATATAGATATACATGTAGATAGACCAGTGGTTGAGAATGAATCAATATGAACAAGCTGACAATATGCAGCTTGCTAGTGCTAAATATCTTTTTCTTAAAGCAGATATCCACCACAAAGGggaaagctccacttgtttgcaccccccatccactgccacatttggcacttgtgaggggaggagcgggtacctggttttgacaattgggcccccctccttcccctgcagtcttctgggacacatcacaggtcccagaagactacaggaccattctcaaggcgtgacttgcgcatgcgcagtaggaaacaggctgtgaagtcgcaaggcttcacttcccgtttgccttacttgagatg
This window of the Aquarana catesbeiana isolate 2022-GZ linkage group LG01, ASM4218655v1, whole genome shotgun sequence genome carries:
- the PSME2 gene encoding proteasome activator complex subunit 2 codes for the protein MSKACTLKISPANKEKVDGFCTNLYNQVQKFLSDFVPEKIHYLDSLLKSDLFNVKDLTSLHAELNIPIPDPPSQESEDSKMETDKEEKKAPKCGFLKENEKIHKILNTVLPEIRTLREGCALIITWIHHVIPKIEDGNDFGVSVQEKVLERVTAIKTKVETTQTNINKYFTERGDAVAKASKETHVMDYRALVHDKDEGAFVELRLALIEVRNIYVEIFDIIYKNFEKISNPKGEEKSPMY